Proteins from a single region of Deinococcus fonticola:
- a CDS encoding methyltransferase domain-containing protein codes for MTWNPEQYDLFKEARSAPARDLQCLIPERDYRRIVDLGCGTGEQTRQLAGCFPQAQVTGLDSSAEMLAKAATQTAPNLTFTQGDIARLSEPYDLIYSNAALQWLPDHPALLAQLWTHLNPGGLLAVQVPANHDHASHRLLTETANEFSDELGGFTRFGTAHGFLPVLTPAAYAERLDSLGAVKITAISKVYPVVLRGAEGLIEWTKGTALVPYLSGLGDTDGQRFLNTYLSKLKEVFPGERVYYAFTRVLFTAEKPIS; via the coding sequence ATGACCTGGAACCCCGAGCAGTACGACCTTTTCAAAGAAGCCCGCAGCGCCCCCGCCCGCGACCTGCAATGCCTGATCCCCGAGCGCGACTACCGCCGCATCGTCGACCTGGGGTGCGGCACCGGCGAGCAGACGCGGCAACTGGCCGGGTGCTTTCCGCAGGCGCAGGTCACAGGCCTGGACAGCAGCGCCGAAATGCTCGCCAAAGCGGCCACACAAACCGCCCCCAACCTGACCTTTACCCAGGGGGACATCGCCAGGCTGAGTGAACCGTACGACCTGATCTACTCGAACGCCGCCCTGCAATGGCTTCCGGATCACCCCGCCCTGCTGGCGCAACTCTGGACGCACCTGAACCCCGGCGGACTGCTGGCCGTGCAGGTGCCTGCCAACCACGACCACGCTTCTCACCGCCTGCTGACCGAGACCGCGAACGAATTCAGCGACGAACTGGGCGGGTTCACACGCTTTGGCACGGCGCACGGCTTTTTGCCGGTGCTGACGCCCGCCGCTTACGCCGAACGGCTGGACAGCCTCGGCGCGGTGAAAATCACCGCCATCAGCAAGGTTTACCCCGTCGTCCTGCGTGGTGCGGAGGGCCTCATCGAGTGGACGAAAGGCACCGCCCTCGTCCCATACCTCTCCGGACTGGGCGACACGGACGGCCAGCGCTTTCTGAACACCTACCTGAGCAAACTGAAAGAAGTCTTTCCCGGCGAGCGCGTATACTACGCCTTCACGCGCGTGCTGTTCACCGCCGAGA
- the ddrA gene encoding single-stranded DNA-binding protein DdrA yields MKLSDVQKRLQAPFPAHMVAWKPGVFSKDRKRALMLAHIDARAVQDRLDAICPDAWSFEVEVIAGTRLPTVKGRLTVLGVTREDIGEAPEGDLGTLKAASSDALKRCAVHFGIGRYLYDLPKQWADWDDARRQPLQTPELPEWARPDHERSPGGAHLVQAMDQLKYEMPEDLDLQREVYKHLKAALGSLHPMPAAGKAA; encoded by the coding sequence ATGAAACTGAGCGATGTTCAGAAACGACTCCAGGCCCCGTTTCCCGCTCACATGGTGGCGTGGAAACCGGGCGTGTTCAGCAAAGACCGTAAACGTGCCCTGATGCTGGCGCACATCGACGCCCGCGCCGTGCAAGACCGCCTGGACGCGATCTGCCCCGACGCCTGGTCGTTTGAGGTGGAAGTGATTGCCGGCACGCGCCTGCCCACCGTGAAAGGCCGCCTGACCGTGCTGGGCGTCACCCGCGAGGACATCGGCGAAGCCCCCGAAGGCGACCTGGGCACCCTGAAGGCCGCCAGCAGTGACGCGCTGAAACGCTGCGCGGTGCATTTCGGGATCGGCCGTTACCTGTACGACCTGCCCAAGCAGTGGGCCGACTGGGACGACGCCAGGCGCCAGCCGCTGCAAACCCCCGAGCTGCCCGAGTGGGCGCGGCCCGACCATGAACGCAGCCCCGGCGGGGCGCACCTGGTGCAGGCCATGGATCAGCTTAAGTACGAGATGCCCGAAGACCTCGACCTGCAACGCGAGGTGTACAAACACCTGAAAGCGGCGCTGGGCAGCCTGCACCCCATGCCCGCCGCCGGGAAAGCCGCGTGA
- the hisB gene encoding imidazoleglycerol-phosphate dehydratase HisB, translating to MSRTATITRTTSETDITVRLDLDQAAYTAPATGHGFFDHMLDALARHSRLGLSISGAGDLHIEPHHLIEDTGITLGQALSQALGDRRGIERYGSAFVPMDETLAHVVLDLSGRAHLAFTPETLDVYGDAGGMTHYHLREFLRGFCNHAGVTLHVRLLAGREAHHVIEAIMKAFARALRDAVQVTTDSLPSTKGSL from the coding sequence ATGAGCCGCACGGCGACCATCACCCGCACCACCAGCGAAACGGACATCACCGTCCGCCTTGACCTCGACCAGGCCGCTTACACCGCGCCCGCCACCGGGCACGGCTTCTTCGACCACATGCTCGACGCCCTGGCCCGCCACAGCCGCCTGGGCCTCAGCATCAGCGGTGCCGGAGACTTACATATCGAGCCTCACCACCTGATCGAGGACACCGGCATCACCCTGGGGCAGGCCCTCAGCCAGGCGTTGGGCGACCGCAGGGGGATCGAGCGCTACGGCAGCGCCTTCGTGCCCATGGACGAAACGCTGGCGCACGTCGTTCTGGATCTGTCGGGCCGCGCCCACCTGGCCTTCACGCCTGAAACGCTGGACGTGTATGGGGACGCCGGGGGCATGACGCACTACCACCTGCGCGAGTTCCTGCGCGGCTTTTGCAACCATGCCGGCGTGACCCTGCACGTCCGGCTGCTGGCCGGGCGCGAGGCCCACCACGTCATCGAGGCCATCATGAAAGCGTTTGCCCGCGCCCTGCGCGACGCCGTACAGGTCACCACGGACAGCCTGCCCAGCACCAAGGGCAGCCTGTGA
- the hisH gene encoding imidazole glycerol phosphate synthase subunit HisH, producing MSGVLLLDYGAGNIRSAARALERAGMNVKVSADPADVAHADALVIPGQGHFRQVMEAFDQSGFRAPVLHAAQTGLPILGICVGMQLLCSGSEEAPGVRGLNLIPGTVRKFQPAPELKVPQMGWNALDARGDSPILRGLGPDAYAYFVHSYYIPLDVPVQHGAVTRYGVPFWAALSRGNIHATQFHPEKSGEVGLHILRQFKQNVLEKTGP from the coding sequence GTGAGCGGGGTGCTGCTGCTCGATTACGGCGCGGGCAACATCCGCAGCGCCGCCAGGGCCCTGGAACGCGCCGGCATGAACGTGAAGGTCAGCGCCGACCCCGCCGACGTGGCGCACGCCGACGCCCTGGTGATCCCCGGTCAGGGCCACTTCCGGCAGGTCATGGAAGCCTTCGACCAGAGTGGCTTCCGTGCCCCGGTTCTGCACGCCGCGCAGACCGGCCTGCCGATCCTGGGCATTTGCGTGGGGATGCAACTGCTGTGCAGCGGCTCCGAGGAAGCGCCGGGCGTGCGGGGCCTGAACCTGATTCCCGGCACGGTCCGGAAATTCCAGCCTGCCCCGGAACTGAAGGTGCCACAGATGGGCTGGAACGCCCTGGACGCGCGCGGAGATTCCCCCATCCTGCGCGGGCTGGGGCCAGACGCCTACGCCTACTTCGTCCACTCTTATTACATTCCGCTGGACGTTCCAGTGCAGCACGGCGCAGTCACGCGCTACGGCGTGCCCTTCTGGGCGGCCCTGAGCCGGGGCAACATCCACGCCACCCAGTTTCACCCCGAGAAAAGTGGTGAGGTCGGGCTGCACATCCTGCGGCAGTTCAAGCAGAACGTGCTGGAAAAAACAGGGCCCTGA
- the glmM gene encoding phosphoglucosamine mutase: MPERKYFGTDGVRAVAGAFPLTAGWVMQLGAAAGEVLKRRNPRASVVIGKDTRQSGDMLEAALAAGLTSRGVNVIHLGVLPTPGVSYLTRHLQADAGVVISASHNPYEDNGIKFFGADGQKLSDSTELEIEGAIDDVPTFPPVTGVSMGSVTNYTEAERLYTNFLRSHAPDLSGLKIALDCANGAAYRVAPKVFQSAGADVFAVYTTPDGRNINRNCGSTHMDHLRLIVKEGDYDLGIAFDGDADRALFVDSRGNMVHGDHMLLLNARARGEKAVVSTIMSNMALEVKLQEAGIPLERTAVGDRYVHERLHQKQLHLGGEQSGHVLFLDVAPTGDGVLTALMTLGSMVRLGTTLDALHDDLVMFPQTLVNVRVTDKKTIALDNAVQQAVQDAEAQLAGKGRINLRPSGTENLIRVMVEGQDETEIHAIAARVAQVVAERGAAG; encoded by the coding sequence ATGCCAGAACGCAAGTATTTCGGAACGGACGGCGTACGCGCCGTGGCCGGAGCTTTCCCCCTCACCGCCGGCTGGGTCATGCAGCTCGGCGCCGCCGCCGGAGAAGTCCTGAAACGCCGTAACCCCCGCGCCAGTGTCGTGATCGGCAAGGACACCCGCCAGAGCGGTGACATGCTGGAAGCCGCGCTGGCGGCTGGCCTCACCAGCCGGGGCGTGAACGTCATTCACCTGGGCGTGCTGCCCACACCGGGCGTCAGTTACCTCACGCGCCACCTGCAGGCCGACGCGGGTGTGGTGATCAGCGCGTCGCACAACCCCTACGAGGACAACGGCATCAAGTTCTTTGGCGCGGACGGCCAGAAACTGAGTGACAGCACCGAACTGGAGATCGAGGGGGCCATCGACGACGTGCCGACCTTTCCGCCGGTCACGGGCGTCAGCATGGGCAGCGTCACCAATTACACCGAGGCCGAGCGGCTGTACACCAACTTCCTGCGCTCTCACGCACCCGACCTGAGTGGCCTGAAAATTGCGCTGGACTGCGCGAACGGCGCGGCCTACCGGGTGGCGCCCAAGGTGTTCCAGTCGGCGGGCGCGGACGTGTTCGCGGTGTACACCACGCCCGACGGGCGCAACATCAACCGCAACTGCGGCAGCACCCATATGGATCACCTGCGCCTGATCGTCAAAGAAGGCGACTACGACCTGGGCATCGCCTTCGATGGGGACGCCGACCGCGCCCTGTTTGTCGATTCGCGCGGCAACATGGTGCACGGCGACCACATGCTGCTGCTGAACGCCCGCGCACGCGGTGAAAAGGCCGTAGTCAGCACCATCATGAGCAACATGGCGCTGGAAGTGAAGTTGCAGGAGGCCGGCATCCCGCTGGAGCGCACCGCCGTGGGCGACCGTTACGTGCACGAGCGGCTGCACCAGAAGCAGCTGCACCTGGGCGGCGAGCAGAGCGGGCACGTGCTGTTTCTGGACGTGGCCCCCACCGGGGACGGCGTGCTGACCGCCCTGATGACCCTGGGCAGCATGGTGCGCCTGGGCACCACCCTGGACGCCCTACACGACGACCTGGTGATGTTTCCGCAGACTCTGGTGAACGTGCGCGTCACCGACAAGAAAACCATTGCCCTGGACAATGCCGTGCAGCAGGCCGTGCAGGACGCCGAGGCGCAACTGGCCGGGAAGGGCCGCATCAACCTGCGCCCCAGCGGCACCGAGAACCTGATCCGGGTGATGGTGGAAGGCCAGGACGAGACGGAGATTCACGCCATCGCCGCGCGCGTGGCGCAGGTGGTGGCGGAACGCGGAGCCGCCGGCTAA
- a CDS encoding DNA glycosylase AlkZ-like family protein yields the protein MTEFSPALLRAAALRSLGAKSPIQDVLNRLGFVQADPIRAPARAQDLTLMQRVKGYRAGDLERLYPQLDAEEDMIPNYGFVPRHVQALLHPREVGPTRIEREHPQILDEVRALLEGRPEVHPKELTALLGRGRVGNAWGGQSSASTRALDTLHYRGEARVTRREKGVRLYARAPHLQALRDHPLPEAKRLSRTIHLLAELYGPLPEASLGYLTSLSRFGFPHLHTQLRAAFRQAVREELHSARVDGVRYVWPAEWTLPDAPTPRGVRLIGPFDPLVWDRRRFAHLHGWTYRFEAYTPAPKRTLGYYALPVFQAEKAVGWANLRVEKGELLAEVQLIPGVRRTAAFEKALNAELERYRAFLAPVQGS from the coding sequence ATGACCGAGTTCTCTCCGGCGCTGCTGCGGGCCGCTGCCCTGCGTTCCCTGGGCGCCAAAAGCCCGATTCAGGACGTCCTGAATCGCCTGGGCTTCGTGCAGGCCGACCCGATTCGTGCCCCCGCCCGCGCCCAGGACCTGACGCTGATGCAGCGCGTCAAGGGCTACCGGGCGGGTGACCTGGAGCGCCTCTACCCCCAGCTGGACGCCGAGGAAGACATGATCCCCAACTACGGGTTCGTGCCGCGCCATGTGCAGGCGCTGCTGCACCCGCGTGAAGTCGGGCCGACGCGCATCGAGCGTGAGCACCCGCAGATTCTGGATGAGGTGCGGGCACTGTTGGAAGGGCGCCCGGAAGTGCACCCGAAGGAACTCACGGCGCTGCTGGGGCGCGGGCGCGTCGGCAATGCCTGGGGCGGGCAGTCGAGCGCCAGCACCCGCGCCCTGGACACCCTGCACTACCGGGGCGAAGCTCGGGTGACGCGGCGCGAGAAGGGCGTGCGGCTCTACGCCCGCGCCCCCCATCTGCAAGCCCTGCGCGACCACCCCCTGCCGGAAGCCAAGCGCCTGAGCCGCACCATTCATCTGCTGGCGGAACTATACGGGCCGCTGCCGGAGGCCAGCCTGGGTTATCTCACCTCGCTGTCGCGTTTCGGCTTTCCGCACCTGCACACCCAGCTCAGGGCGGCCTTCCGGCAGGCGGTCAGGGAGGAGCTGCATTCGGCCAGGGTGGACGGCGTGCGCTACGTGTGGCCCGCGGAGTGGACGCTGCCGGATGCCCCCACCCCGCGAGGTGTCCGGCTGATCGGGCCGTTCGATCCGCTGGTGTGGGATCGGCGGCGCTTCGCGCACCTGCACGGCTGGACGTACCGCTTCGAGGCGTACACGCCCGCGCCAAAGCGCACCCTGGGGTACTACGCCCTGCCGGTGTTTCAGGCCGAGAAAGCCGTGGGGTGGGCCAATCTGCGCGTGGAGAAGGGAGAGCTTCTGGCGGAGGTGCAACTGATTCCCGGCGTGCGCCGCACCGCCGCATTCGAAAAGGCCCTGAACGCCGAACTGGAGCGTTACCGGGCCTTCCTGGCTCCCGTTCAGGGGTCGTGA